Below is a window of Cytophagaceae bacterium DNA.
AATAAAAGGTAGAAATTGTGGTAAATTGTTAGGAATAAACGAAACAGGATTTCTTTTGTTAAACTGATTTCTTTGATTTTTTGGAATAATAAATAAAGCAATCCGGCCAAAACGAAGAATTTTAGCAGATTAATCAGCTTTTTTGAGTTAATTTTCGGGAAATTTATCAGAAATCTTTCTTTTGGAAGCAAAAATAAGCGAAAAAATCATTTTAGGTGTCGATCCGGGTACGCGAGTGTTGGGTTATGGGCTAATTGGCGTCGATGGTTCGAAAATTAGAATTATTCAATATGGAGTAATTCGATTGGAAAAATACAATACCCATGAATTGAAATTGAAGAAAATTTTTGAGCGAATCACTCAGCTAATTATTGATTATCAACCCGGAGAAATGGCCATAGAAGCCCCTTTTTATGGTGAAAACGTGCAGTCGATGTTAAAATTGGGTAGAGCCCAGGGAGTAGCAATGGCCGCTGCCTTGGCGAGAGACCTCAATATAGTAGAATATTTGCCAAAAAAAGTAAAACAAAGTGTCACAGGAAATGGAAACGCGACCAAAGACCAGGTAGCTTATATGCTCGAAAAGCTATTTAACCAGACATTGGAAAAGAAATTTCTGGATGCAACTGATGGACTGGCCGTGGCTGTTTGTCATTTTATGCATGGAAAAACCAAAGCATTAAATGATAACACTTCTAAGAAATCGGGATGGTCGGCTTTTTTATCTGAAAACCCTGACAGGTTGAAATGATTTAGTTTCAAATCTGCGTTGAGGATAACCCATCTCAAAAACCTGTTTTTTTACTTTTATCAGAAAACCCTTAAAATATTGCTCAAAAGGGCATTTTTTAAAGCATTACAAATCAATATTTTATATTTTTAGGTAAAAAAAGTTTTGAAATAATTGCTTTTTTTTGACTCCAGATTTTGCTCAGAAAAATAAAAGGTCTATATTTGCAAACCTTTTCGAGAGGAAGGAGAGATGGGTGAGAGGCTGAAACCAACAGTTTGCTAAACTGTCGTACTGGAAACGGTACCGCGGGTTCGAATCCCGCTCTCTCCGCGAACTAGGTAAAAGTTAAAGTTTTAGTGAAAGTTAAAAGTTTAATTAGTTCTTTAAGTGTTTGATTTTGAAAAACTGAGTGTATTTGAAAAGATACGATTTATCAATAAAGAAATTTTCACAAAAATTCTTTCTAATAAATCAATTGACTTAGAAATAAGAGATCAAATCAAAAGAGCAAGTTTAAGTTCTTTGTTAAATTTAGCAGAAGGCTCAGGACGAGAGAGCAAAGCAGACAAGAAACATTTTTATGTTATGTCAAAGACTTCCCTTTTAGAAGTTTCAGCTTTACTTATTGTTATTGAAGATGTTTATTTTAATGATTTTAATTATCTAAAAGATTTAACATTGGAATGTATTAAAATGATGTCTGGATTAATAAAGTCTGTTAATTAATATTTTACTTAAAACTTAAAACTCACACATAAACTTAAACTAATTCGGGGTGTAGCGTAGCCCGGTCATCGCGTCTGCTTTGGGAGCAGAAGGTCGCAAGTTCGAATCTTGCCACCCCGACAAAAAAGCAGCTTCTGCTGCTTTTTTAAATTTAAGGAGGTCCCGTAGCTCAGTTGGATAGAGCAACAGATTTCTAATCTGTGGGTCATAGGTTCGAATCCTATCGGGATCACAAAGCTCGGCTAATGCCGGGCTTTTTTATTTTACATAATTAATGTATAAATCCACATACCAATCCAATGATTCAGGATTCTTCATGGCATCGCGGGTAGCGGCCTTTTCGGGGGAGGCTCCCATCAAAATTTTCTTAACAGCCATTTCCATTTTCTTTCCACTGATGGTGTAAGGAATATCTGGAGTTATAATTATCTCATCTGGGACATGTCTGGGGCTATATAATCCTCTGAGATTGGTATTAATGGCTTTTTTATCTACATCGCTAATTTCTTTGTCTGTTTTTACAAATAAAGGCATATAGAAATCTCCGTTTTCCTTCTCAATACAGACAATCAAACTATCTTTAATAAATTCTAAAGTCTCTACTGCACTGTAAATTTCTGCTGTTCCAATTCTTACCCCTCCCCTATTCAAGGTGGCGTCAGACCTTCCGAAAACAATAATCCCGCGATTTTCCGTAATTTTTATCCAATCACCATGGCACCAAACTCCCGGATATTTTTCAAAATAACTAGACTTATATTTTTCATTATTATTATCATTCCAAAAAAATACCGGCATAGAAGGCATTGGTTTTGCAATCACTAACTCTCCCAAATCTCCATTGACTGATTCGCCGTTTTCATCCCAGGCTTCGATGGCTGCTCCGAGCATTCTGCATTGTATTTCGCCAGAAATGACTGGTAGCATTGGATTCCCTCCAATAAATGCCGAACAAACGTCTGTCCCACCACTGAGTGATATTACCGGAACTCCTGTAATTTTATCAGAAAGCCAGTTAAATGCCTCTTCAGAAAGGGGTGAGCCAGTCGAGCCTATTGTTTTCAGAAGTTTGTCTTTCCCCGAAATATTAATATCGGACTTTAAGCATGTTTGAAAAAATGCTGCCCCAGCTCCTAAATGATTGATTTTTTGATCATCCACAAAATCCCAAATGACATTTAAGTCTGGATAAGCCACTGAGCCATCATATAAACACAAAGTAGCTCCAGTAAGTAAAGAAGAAAGAGCGTAATTCCACATCATCCAACCTGTGGTGGAATACCAGCAATATCGCTCGCCTTTTTTCACATTTTGATGCAGAGCCAGTGCTTTTAGATGCTCCAAAACCATCCCACCTGTTCGGTGAACAATGGCTTTTGGCTTTCCGGTCGTACCCGAACTGTACAAAACCCAAATCGGATCATTGAATTCTACCTCTGTAAACTCCAATAAGTGCTTGGCTTCTTGAGAAATAATATTACTCCATTGTTTACTTTCAAATAAAATTGTGTTGAGATCTGAGCCAATACCGTTTTGAATTTCTTCGACTTTTTGCAAAATATCAAAGGACTTCCCGTTGTATTGATAACTAGAATTGGCAAAAAATACTCTCGGTTTTATTTGTCCAAAACGCTCAATTACACTCTCGGAGCCGAAATCAGGAGAACAAGAGGACCATATTCCTCCCAAGCTGTTTACTGCAAGAAATGCGATGATAGTCTCCACGTTATTGGATGAATAAGCAACCGCAGTATCTCCTTTTTGAAAGCCGGTAGATTTTAACCAATAGGCAAGATTGGCCACTGAAGTTTCCAATTCGTGCCAGGCTATGCTTTTTACTTCCTGATTTTCACACTTATAAATAATGGCAGGTTGCTTAGCGTTGTTATTTCGAAAAATAAGTTTGGAATAACTCAAATAAGCACCTGAAAACCATTTTTTTTGATACATTTCAGATTCATCAGAAACTACTTTTTCATATTTTCCTGAGAATTTTATCTCAAAAAAATCAGCCAAAACCACCCAAAAATCATCAAGGCAAACTAAAGACCAATTATAAAGAGCATTGTAATCAGAAAAAGTCTTACCTGTCGCTTTTTCGGCAAATTTTAAAAAGTGATAAAGATTGCTATCCTGAATATGTTTTTCGGAGGGTGCCCAGATAATTTTTGACATAAATCAGATTTCCATTTCTAATAACTTATAACTCAGTGCCTTGCCGTGTGTATCCATTCGTAATGAGGTAGTTACACCAGTATCCAATGCCTCCTGACATACGAAAAGCAGGGAAGAGATATTGGGCATCTCATACCTTACTATTTCTCCTTTTATAATTTTTCCAAAATGTTTTTTTACCACATTTACTGTTACTTTAATTTTAAGCAACTCATAATCAGACTCTTCATAAGGAATCAAAGATAAAGTCGAAACATTGCCTTTATCTCCGGCACGGCTATGGGCTATTTCGTATAATTTCATATTCTAAAATATTTTCACCATTGGAAAAATAAAATTTCTCTTTACTAAAACCGACATGATACCGATAACTTCATTGGTGTATTTCCTCACACCACCTCCACCTGCCGGACCATTGGTATAAAGTGCCTCCACTTCCTCACCAATCAAAGAAGCAGTGTCAAAATCTTTGGCTTTACCGGCAATTCTTAATCTTACTTCATTTGGAATAACAGGATTATCTTTATCTCCGAAAACAGAATTGAAACCGACATAGTCTATTCTAAAATCATCAAATTGAGTGGCTATACGTTTCTCAATTGTTTCACTAGCCAGTTTTGCCCGTTCAAATGCCGAAGGACCGGCATAAGAAATTTCACCTTCTCCAAGAAAGAAAGCTTTGTAGCCCACACTTACCTTATAATTTTCCGGCTTCGTTTTTCCACCTCCCCCGGTAACTTTTACCTGATTTTCAGCTATTTCTTCCAGCTTAACAGTAGTAAAATCAGCCACTACATCGGGAGTATAATACTCATACGGATTAACCACTTCATACAGCAACTGCTCTTTTGCGGTCATTAGATTTATAATTCCACCTGTGCCTTCAACTTTCGAAATAATGCCCGAACCATCTGAGAAAACATCCGCAAAAGGATGTCCCAATTTGTCCATGTCCTGAACTGGTTTTTTAACAGGATCGGCAAAATATCCTCCGGTAATATGTCCGGCACATTCCATCAAATGGCCAATTACAGTTCCTTTTCCAAGTAATTCATAATCTTCTTTTGACCATCCAAATTCGTAAATCATCGGAGCCAAAAACAAAGAAGGATCAGCCACCCTTCCGGTTATAATTATCTGTGCATCAGACTCCAAGGCCTCAACAATTCCTTCTACCCCGATATATGCATTGGCTGAAATCAAAGTATCATTGTTTTTTTCTTTTATTAATTCAAAGGCTTGATTTTCTCCATTAAAAATCTCAAAGGCTTCAATAGGAAGATTTTGATAAGTCAAAACATCATCTCCGAAAACTGCAGCAACTTTAATATCAAATCCATTTTTTTCGGCCAAGGCCTTTACTTTCTTTGCAGCCATAACTGGATTTGCAGCCCCCATATTGGTGATTAATCTTACTTTATTTTTCACCAAATGCGGCAATAAAACCTCAATTCTTCTTTCCAAAAACGGATCATAACCTTTGTCCGGATTGGCCATTTTTCGCTTTTGTGCCAATGCGATGGTTCTTTCAGCCAAACATTCCAAAACTAAATAATCTAGTTCGCCCTTCTCAGCCAAAATCACTGCCGGCTCAATTCTATCACCGGAAAAACCTGCTCCACAGCCTATTCTGATTTTTTCTTTCATTATCAAATATGTATTGAACCCGAAATAATTGCCATAATTGTCATTACTATTGTGGTTCCCCAAGCCCACCAAAACGTATGCCTTTGATGCTCACCCAAATCTACTTCTGACAAGCCAATCAATAAAAACGTAGATGCTGTGAGCGGGCTGATTGGGAATCCTACAGTCATCTGGCCCAAAAGTGCAGCCCTACCTATTTCGAGCTGGTCAATTCCAAACTGACTAGCTGTTTGACCCAAAATGGGAACTACCCCAAAATAATAGGCATCAGGTGTAAAAAGTATGCTGGCAGGTAAACTCGTAATGGCAGTAAGTACTGGCAGCCAGTTGGCATGTTGTTGAGGAATCAAACTTACCAACGAACCAGCCATGGCTTCAATCATTTTTGAACCGGTTAAGATTCCGGAAAAAATACCGGCAGCGAAAATCATACTCGAAACCATGAAAATATTGGTTCCATGTCCTTTTAGTACTTTTGTTTGGTCAGAAAGTTTCGGATAATTGATTAACAAGGCCAACATACTGAAAACCACAAATATTACAGGTGCAGGAACCCACCCCATGGTGAGTGAAATTATCAAAAAAATGGTTAAAAGGGCATTGAATACAATCAATTTAGGTCTTTTCAATCCTTGCTGTTCCTGACTAAGGTTTTTGGAATGATTATAATCCAAATCAATCACGCCAAGTCTGTTTCTTTCTTTTTTTCCCAAATAATAAGCCACAAACAAAACCCAGGCAACACCTGCAATTATCGAAGGAATATTTGGATTGAAAATATGCATAGCATCTGATTTCATCACGGAAATGGCTCTTGCTGAGGTACCTGACCATGGCACCAGGTGCATAGGCCCTACACTTAAAGCGACAATACTTGAAAGTACAAGACGATTGATTTTCAGTCTTTTATATATAGGCAAAAATGCGGAAATGACAATCATAAAGGTGGCAGTACCGTCACCGTCAAGATGGACAACCATGGTTAATATGGCGGTTCCAATAACCACTTTCAATGGATCACCTTTTACAGACTTTATGATAAATGCAATGACAGGATCAAAAAGCCCGGCATCTAACATGGTAGCAAAATACAAAACAGCAAACATCAACAAAATGCCCGTGGGAGCTACCTGTTTGATTCCGGCTATGGCAAAATCGCCTAATTCTTTCGGTGAAAAACCAGCCAAAAACCCAAAAAGAATGGGCGTGAGAACTAATGCCGTCATGACAGACATTTTTTTGGTCATAATCAGCACCAAAAAGACCAGAATGGTGCCAAAGCCCAATAAAGCCAGCATATTGAAAATGTTAAGGTTGAATTCCGAAAAACTATAAATCTTTCGCTGCCCCTAAAT
It encodes the following:
- a CDS encoding four helix bundle protein, which produces MFDFEKLSVFEKIRFINKEIFTKILSNKSIDLEIRDQIKRASLSSLLNLAEGSGRESKADKKHFYVMSKTSLLEVSALLIVIEDVYFNDFNYLKDLTLECIKMMSGLIKSVN
- the ruvC gene encoding crossover junction endodeoxyribonuclease RuvC, whose amino-acid sequence is MEAKISEKIILGVDPGTRVLGYGLIGVDGSKIRIIQYGVIRLEKYNTHELKLKKIFERITQLIIDYQPGEMAIEAPFYGENVQSMLKLGRAQGVAMAAALARDLNIVEYLPKKVKQSVTGNGNATKDQVAYMLEKLFNQTLEKKFLDATDGLAVAVCHFMHGKTKALNDNTSKKSGWSAFLSENPDRLK
- a CDS encoding citrate transporter, giving the protein MLALLGFGTILVFLVLIMTKKMSVMTALVLTPILFGFLAGFSPKELGDFAIAGIKQVAPTGILLMFAVLYFATMLDAGLFDPVIAFIIKSVKGDPLKVVIGTAILTMVVHLDGDGTATFMIVISAFLPIYKRLKINRLVLSSIVALSVGPMHLVPWSGTSARAISVMKSDAMHIFNPNIPSIIAGVAWVLFVAYYLGKKERNRLGVIDLDYNHSKNLSQEQQGLKRPKLIVFNALLTIFLIISLTMGWVPAPVIFVVFSMLALLINYPKLSDQTKVLKGHGTNIFMVSSMIFAAGIFSGILTGSKMIEAMAGSLVSLIPQQHANWLPVLTAITSLPASILFTPDAYYFGVVPILGQTASQFGIDQLEIGRAALLGQMTVGFPISPLTASTFLLIGLSEVDLGEHQRHTFWWAWGTTIVMTIMAIISGSIHI
- a CDS encoding DUF1446 domain-containing protein → MKEKIRIGCGAGFSGDRIEPAVILAEKGELDYLVLECLAERTIALAQKRKMANPDKGYDPFLERRIEVLLPHLVKNKVRLITNMGAANPVMAAKKVKALAEKNGFDIKVAAVFGDDVLTYQNLPIEAFEIFNGENQAFELIKEKNNDTLISANAYIGVEGIVEALESDAQIIITGRVADPSLFLAPMIYEFGWSKEDYELLGKGTVIGHLMECAGHITGGYFADPVKKPVQDMDKLGHPFADVFSDGSGIISKVEGTGGIINLMTAKEQLLYEVVNPYEYYTPDVVADFTTVKLEEIAENQVKVTGGGGKTKPENYKVSVGYKAFFLGEGEISYAGPSAFERAKLASETIEKRIATQFDDFRIDYVGFNSVFGDKDNPVIPNEVRLRIAGKAKDFDTASLIGEEVEALYTNGPAGGGGVRKYTNEVIGIMSVLVKRNFIFPMVKIF
- a CDS encoding acetoacetate--CoA ligase, whose translation is MSKIIWAPSEKHIQDSNLYHFLKFAEKATGKTFSDYNALYNWSLVCLDDFWVVLADFFEIKFSGKYEKVVSDESEMYQKKWFSGAYLSYSKLIFRNNNAKQPAIIYKCENQEVKSIAWHELETSVANLAYWLKSTGFQKGDTAVAYSSNNVETIIAFLAVNSLGGIWSSCSPDFGSESVIERFGQIKPRVFFANSSYQYNGKSFDILQKVEEIQNGIGSDLNTILFESKQWSNIISQEAKHLLEFTEVEFNDPIWVLYSSGTTGKPKAIVHRTGGMVLEHLKALALHQNVKKGERYCWYSTTGWMMWNYALSSLLTGATLCLYDGSVAYPDLNVIWDFVDDQKINHLGAGAAFFQTCLKSDINISGKDKLLKTIGSTGSPLSEEAFNWLSDKITGVPVISLSGGTDVCSAFIGGNPMLPVISGEIQCRMLGAAIEAWDENGESVNGDLGELVIAKPMPSMPVFFWNDNNNEKYKSSYFEKYPGVWCHGDWIKITENRGIIVFGRSDATLNRGGVRIGTAEIYSAVETLEFIKDSLIVCIEKENGDFYMPLFVKTDKEISDVDKKAINTNLRGLYSPRHVPDEIIITPDIPYTISGKKMEMAVKKILMGASPEKAATRDAMKNPESLDWYVDLYINYVK